From a region of the Colias croceus chromosome 30, ilColCroc2.1 genome:
- the LOC123704696 gene encoding cytochrome P450 307a1 has translation MSALLIIVVCALIAYKYFTRKTVVCKKSKGIVELQPAPGPTPLPVIGSLHLLGKHESPFQSFTELSKEYGNIFSIKLGSSQCLVVNNLELIREVLNQNGKFFSGRPDFLRFHQLFAGDRNNSLALCDWSNLQLRRRNLARRHCGPKQHTDNFARIGSVATFESIELIQTLKHITRSTEGAINLKPLLMSTAMNMFANYMCSIRFDADTDAEFRKVVDYFDEIFWEINQGYAVDFLPFLAPFYKKHMEKLSHWSQEIRTFILSRIIEQRELNLDTEGPEKDFLDGLLRVLHDDPTVDRNTIIFMLEDFLGGHSSVGNLVMLCLTAIARDPEVGRRIKAEIDGVTKGKRAVTLTDRPSLPYTEATILECLRYSSSPIVPHVATENAAVAGYGVEKGTIVFINNYELNTSSKYWNEPEKFDPSRFLEKTKIRVRRNSLCDSGMESDSERTGPIDKSKEMEKEVVSVKKNIPHYLPFSIGKRTCIGQTMVTTMSFVMFANIVQEFDVAAVSKDDLRQKPACAALPKETYPLYLLPRKY, from the exons atgagtgcGCTCCTAATAATCGTTGTTTGCGCGTTGATCGCGTACAAATATTTCACACGCAAAACGGTTGTATGCAAAAAATCTAAAGGGATTGTTGAACTGCAGCCCGCGCCGGGCCCTACACCATTACCAGTCATCGGCAGCTTGCATCTTTTGGGCAAACATGAATCTCCGTTCCAGTCTTTTACAGAGCTTTCGAAGGAATATGGCAACATATTCAGCATAAAATTAGGGAGTTCGCAGTGCTTGGTTGTGAATAATCTAGAATTGATTAGAGAAGTTCTGAATCAAAACGGCAAATTCTTCAGTGGACGACCTGATTTTCTGCGATTCCATCAACTATTCGCTGGGGATAGGAATAATT CGCTCGCGCTCTGCGATTGGTCGAACCTACAACTCCGTAGACGAAACCTCGCGCGTCGCCACTGCGGACCCAAACAGCACACAGACAACTTCGCACGAATCGGTTCCGTCGCTACATTCGAATCCATTGAACTTATACAAACGTTGAAACACATTACACGCAGTACAGAAGGCGCAATCAACCTCAAACCGCTCCTAATGTCCACAGCTATGAACATGTTCGCTAACTACATGTGCAGTATACGTTTCGACGCAGATACAGATGCTGAATTCAGGAAAGTCGTAGATTACTTCGATGAGATCTTCTGGGAGATTAACCAGGGATACGCCGTCGATTTCCTGCCTTTCCTCGCTCCGTTTTACAAGAAACACATGGAGAAACTATCGCACTGGTCACAAGAGATACGTACCTTTATTCTGTCAAGAATCATCGAGCAGAGAGAACTGAATTTAGACACTGAAGGGCCTGAAAAAGACTTCCTCGATGGCTTACTACGAGTGCTTCATGACGATCCTACAGTCGATAGAAACACAATCATATTCATGCTTGAAGATTTCCTAGGTGGACATTCATCTGTAGGTAATCTAGTTATGTTGTGTCTGACAGCCATAGCCAGAGATCCCGAAGTTGGCAGGCGTATTAAGGCAGAAATTGACGGTGTGACTAAAGGTAAACGCGCCGTAACACTAACTGACCGACCTTCCCTGCCTTACACAGAAGCAACTATCCTAGAATGCCTTAGATATAGTTCGTCACCAATTGTTCCTCATGTAGCCACAGAAAACGCCGCCGTGGCTGGTTACGGAGTAGAAAAAGGAACCATAGTTTTCATCAACAACTACGAGTTGAACACATCTTCAAAATACTGGAACGAGCCAGAGAAATTTGACCCATCTAGGTTCCTGGAAAAGACGAAAATACGCGTACGAAGGAACTCTCTATGCGATTCTGGTATGGAATCAGACAGCGAACGAACAGGCCCGATTGATAAAAGCAAGGAAATGGAGAAAGAAGTTGTATCCGTGAAGAAGAATATACCACACTACTTGCCTTTTAGTATCGGCAAACGAACGTGCATAGGACAAACCATGGTGACCACTATGAGCTTCGTAATGTTCGCAAACATAGTTCAGGAATTTGACGTCGCTGCTGTTAGCAAAGATGACTTACGACAAAAGCCGGCATGCGCTGCCCTACCCAAAGAAACCTATCCACTTTACCTCTTGCCGcgaaaatattaa